Proteins from a single region of Neodiprion virginianus isolate iyNeoVirg1 chromosome 4, iyNeoVirg1.1, whole genome shotgun sequence:
- the LOC124304063 gene encoding uncharacterized protein LOC124304063, whose amino-acid sequence MNFKIIFFLAAIVVVSYAEVKEARESRDVQTEKLDYIASPDAALYRKLSGSPMRRKRYWFPSVYDEEEVAKPSDTDKKLEAIIKSLEELIKQLQVKNSAPQNAQPYVYYPVPTRPGTGPSSGPTAHSAPVTPAPSRAFTPPEVSSIPESTVHTIKVEVVPCAKCSPQEEPSKKNPEAESEKRVTPAKPSKSDRDAETPVLNEEKPANSKEGSKDDRDTPKEPQPMKLPEFPDEKDSKDSDVTADTSV is encoded by the exons atgaattttaaaatcattttctttctcgcgGCAATCGTCGTCGTCAGTTACGCTGAGGTTAAAG AAGCCAGAGAAAGCAGAGACGTACAAACAGAGAAGCTAGATTACATCGCAAGTCCCGATGCTGCACTTTATAGAAAACTATCCGGCTCTCCCATGAGGAGGAAAAGGTACTGGTTTCCCTCCGTGTACGATGAAGAAGAAGTCGCGAAGCCTTCGGATACCGATAAGAAGCTCGAGGCCATAATAAAATCGCTAGAGGAACTCATCAAGCAGTTGCaagtgaaaaattctg CTCCTCAAAATGCTCAGCCTTACGTCTATTACCCAGTTCCTACGCGTCCAGGAACCGGGCCTTCTTCAGGACCAACTGCTCATTCTGCTCCAGTGACTCCTGCGCCTTCGAGGGCGTTCACACCTCCCGAAGTCTCGTCAATTCCCGAGTCTACGGTTCACACCATCAAGGTGGAGGTCGTGCCGTGCGCGAAATGTTCTCCTCAAGAGGAGCCGAGCAAGAAGAACCCGGAGGCAGAGTCAGAAAAGCGCGTGACACCCGCCAAACCGTCAAAGTCGGACAGGGACGCCGAAACGCCTGTATTGAACGAAGAGAAACCGGCAAATTCAAAGGAAGGTTCGAAAGATGATAGAGACACTCCGAAAGAGCCGCAGCCAATGAAATTACCCGAGTTTCCTGACGAGAAGGACTCGAAAGATTCGGATGTCACCGCTGATACAAGCGTGTGA
- the LOC124304065 gene encoding uncharacterized transmembrane protein DDB_G0289901-like, with product MAMRVSIVFLSASILCFAGTLADDRIFFNAEDERRWNTPPELIPESVGKSKVAPADPQGRFLPFSASFSLSAGENNAHSLNVGANDGGVSLSQSASQADSFGSFGGKGPGLSASQSSSFSAGLTGISASDSNAFNLNHPIFGGTSQANSNSFSLGEATATSHGGANNGHATSGAQSNVGGVSSGATSGAGGGHSSAGGEASAFEYQGHRQGRPIWTNFGPNTEPNRNNGCAGYRHRGNFRSGNYFDPSRGCGGGNNVDAANRQPSTQISAASASSGASSTGNGFSFGQSVSQSNSGPNGPSASTSHKVQTSGNAQGFSQGSAAAVGQTNGQTDASFGSGTLVASSQGTGNSFGSAVSANRGQHSVGQVDSHTRGDGTVQGTANAGSVSFVRFPEESGQNIPREFVRSRPASRSEDQRRRKTNRNRHPVDTIITEITDSVADLFDI from the exons ATGGCGATGCGCGTTTCGATCGTGTTTTTGAGTGCCTCGATATTATGTTTCGCCGGGACATTGGCAG ATGATCGGATATTCTTCAACGCTGAGGATGAACGCCGGTGGAACACGCCGCCGGAACTCATACCAGAATCGGTTGGAAAATCTAAAGTGGCACCGGCAGATCCCCAAGGAAGATTCCTGCCGTTTTCTGCATCATTTTCCCTAAGTGCAGGCGAGAATAATGCTCACTCACTGAACGTTGGGGCGAATGACGGAGGAGTCAGTCTGTCACAAAGTGCAAGTCAGGCTGACAGCTTTGGCTCTTTCGGCGGTAAAGG ACCCGGGTTATCAGCCAGTCAATCTTCGTCCTTTTCCGCGGGTCTAACGGGGATCTCAGCGTCGGACTCGAACGCGTTCAACCTGAACCACCCAATCTTCGGAGGAACCTCGCAAGCCAACAGCAATTCGTTCAGCCTGGGCGAGGCGACTGCAACATCGCACGGCGGCGCGAACAACGGTCACGCGACATCCGGTGCGCAGTCCAACGTGGGCGGGGTGTCTTCGGGAGCGACTTCCGGCGCCGGTGGTGGACACTCCTCGGCCGGCGGCGAGGCCTCGGCCTTCGAATACCAAGGTCACCGTCAGGGTCGCCCGATTTGGACGAACTTTGGACCGAACACGGAACCGAACCGGAACAACGGCTGCGCGGGCTATCGTCACAGGGGCAACTTCCGGTCCGGGAACTACTTCGACCCAAGCAGAGGCTGCGGAGGCGGAAACAACGTCGACGCCGCGAATCGCCAACCCTCCACCCAGATATCAGCAGCCTCGGCCAGCTCCGGCGCCTCCTCAACCGGAAACGGATTCTCCTTTGGCCAGTCCGTATCGCAGAGCAATTCGGGGCCCAACGGACCCTCCGCTTCGACTAGCCACAAGGTTCAGACGTCCGGAAACGCCCAGGGCTTCTCTCAGGGGTCCGCTGCCGCGGTGGGCCAGACGAACGGACAAACCGACGCGAGCTTCGGCTCTGGGACCCTCGTCGCGAGCTCCCAGGGGACCGGAAACTCCTTCGGGAGCGCCGTTTCGGCGAACAGAGGGCAGCACTCGGTGGGACAGGTCGACTCGCACACTCGGGGAGACGGGACGGTTCAGGGAACTGCCAATGCTGGATCCGTCAGCTTCGTCAGGTTCCCTGAGGAGTCTGGTCAGAATATCCCCCGCGAGTTTGTCAGGAGTCGGCCTGCTTCTCGCTCCGAAGATCAACGCAGACGCAAGACGAACAGGAACAGACATCCGGTTGACACCATCATCACAGAGATTACAGACTCCGTTGCGGATCTCTTTGATATCTGA
- the LOC124303136 gene encoding glycine-rich RNA-binding protein 3, mitochondrial-like yields the protein MWKLRVLGLLVLGCCGIVFVSGESVQTEGATAANDGDMVTLSTELKPPPLPAAGEHRGIAYLVNLFAVRNKTTDTSEENGENTLVDNSPEIIGPLASVLLVVDEEDDEKVTSEDLAGNLGGDYATVKSSNSNEAPKGTEVRDVVGDKPKKTKKIRSKRTLYKKYGGYGGYPSGGGGGYGGYPSGGGGGYGGYPSGGGGGYGGYPTGSYGGGGGYGAVGIPVFVVPISVYGGGGGGGRGKGHHGGGGGGGNYGGGGYYPVGGGRGGGSQASAQASAQSSSWSY from the exons ATGTGGAAACTTCGAGTATTGGGTCTACTGGTGCTGGGATGCTGTGGCATAGTCTTTGTTTCCGGTGAATCAGTTCAAACGGAAG gTGCAACTGCTGCGAATGATGGCGATATGGTAACACTGTCCACCGAACTCAAGCCCCCGCCACTTCCGGCTGCGGGTGAACACCGCGGAATCGCTTACCTGGTCAATCTCTTCGCTGTCAGAAACAAAACTACTGACACCTCCGaggaaaatggtgaaaatacCCTGGTCGATAACAGCCCGGAAATCATCG GACCCTTAGCTTCTGTACTTCTTGTTGTTGACGAAGAAGATGATGAAAAAGTCACTTCAGAAGACCTAGCCGGGAATTTGGGTGGCGACTATGCTACGGTTAAAAGTTCCAATTCAAACGAAGCGCCGAAGGGGACCGAAGTCCGTGATGTCGTAGGAGATAAACCcaaaaagacgaagaagatCCGTAGCAAGAGAACACTATACAAAAAATACGGCGGATACGGTGGCTACCCTAGCGGAGGTGGTGGCGGATATGGTGGCTACCCTAGCGGCGGTGGTGGCGGATATGGTGGCTACCCTAGCGGCGGTGGTGGCGGATATGGTGGCTACCCCACTGGTTCTTATGGTG GAGGGGGTGGATATGGTGCTGTTGGAATCCCCGTATTTGTTGTGCCTATCAGCGTGTatggcggcggcggcggcggaggTCGGGGCAAAGGACACCACGGAGGTGGAGGCGGAGGTGGAAACTATGGAGGTGGTGGATATTACCCAGTAGGAGGCGGAAG GGGTGGTGGCTCTCAAGCTTCGGCACAAGCTTCAGCTCAGTCGTCTAGCTGGTCGTATTAG
- the LOC124303135 gene encoding keratin, type II cytoskeletal 1-like: MWIHQVLRIILLGCCGFVFVSGGSVQTEGKTVANDDDVVTLSTELKPPPLPSASEHRGIVYLVNQLGARNKTTDISEENGENIQVDNGPEIIGPTASAILVDQEENKKITSDDLTGNLGEDYATAQSTDSKKTPKEIGVETIVSENRDVAVGKLKMLRKIRSKRTPSRKCYSCGGGGGGGYGGYPNRSYGRGGGYGAVGIPVFVVPIGVYGGGGGGGWGKGHHGGGGGGGNYGGGGYYPVGGGWGGGSQASAQASAQSSSWSY, encoded by the exons ATGTGGATACATCAAGTACTGCGTATCATTTTGCTGGGGTGCTGTGGCTTCGTCTTCGTCTCTGGCGGATCAGTTCAAACGGAAg GTAAAACTGTTGCGAATGATGACGATGTGGTAACACTGTCCACCGAACTCAAGCCCCCGCCACTTCCGTCTGCGAGTGAACACCGCGGAATCGTTTACCTGGTCAATCAGCTCGGTGCCAGAAACAAAACTACTGACATCTCCGaggaaaatggtgaaaatatcCAGGTCGATAACGGCCCGGAAATCATCG GACCCACAGCTTCTGCAATTCTTGTTGAccaagaagaaaacaaaaaaatcacttcAGACGACTTGACCGGGAATTTAGGAGAAGACTATGCTACGGCTCAAAGTACCGATTCGAAGAAAACGCCGAAAGAAATCGGTGTCGAGACGATTGTCTCTGAAAACCGTGATGTCGCAGTAGGTAAACTCAAAATGCTGAGGAAGATTCGTAGCAAGAGAACTCCATCCAGAAAATGCTACTCCTGCGGAGGCGGAGGTGGTGGCGGATATGGTGGCTACCCAAATCGTTCTTATGGTA GAGGGGGTGGATATGGTGCTGTTGGAATTCCCGTATTTGTTGTGCCTATCGGCGTGTatggcggcggcggcggcggaggTTGGGGCAAAGGACACCACGGAGGTGGGGGCGGAGGTGGAAACTATGGAGGTGGTGGATATTACCCAGTAGGAGGCGGATG GGGTGGTGGCTCTCAAGCTTCGGCACAAGCTTCAGCTCAGTCGTCTAGCTGGTCGTATTAG